The Streptomyces sp. HUAS CB01 genome has a segment encoding these proteins:
- a CDS encoding trypsin-like peptidase domain-containing protein — translation MGWFTRPTAPAARLSVLYSDGRAAAGGAALLSPHRVLTCAHVVNDALGRDPYETGPPEAAELTVALHGPENRVPGSGHRAARVSVWVPPRPAASATVWRGDLAVLELAEPAPPGPRPVVWRDMAEGQALRAWHGGGAAIAFADARVKLQEDAVGYLDGELSGGAIGPGFSGGPLWSLSDETVVGLVVAHVLPDRGRPLGAQDTVRRSWAVPWRTVQEELRRAGAAEVLADCAVHRPAGHDDPALGALAAELWRLLGDPAHRAQHARALAAALGYEPPAGDSAPSVEELAAVLAAEERALATLSESLAAAAAPGAGRDSLDRLLTAGRLAGARLLSVDEHRVLLAELAGVVTADATLLPRAAREALRYTPLPAPLAAPRLAPDDIGPVVTELEAYPDGGSLPDGTAPVPALLKLVEYAAACASPASSRALSEWSDRVAGRLGVHRAALSQRRGDAAAWAAHRPPPVVRLVAELSGAPAEDEGRFRCEVWEVRGDGTAARLVPADRPRSSAEIGRLIREAAERAAHGGGTPVEQIDVVVGRDGLELDVDEWDAGSPVEFLPGVPLGVTYRVALRCPEVSARAPGREAELRRRWESGHTGPLVVDERTASPERVYALLASSHRDTAQVVVHGPRGDRARLVQLCLAVGVPVVLWDRQAEGHEHAHRLDAVAPTGPLHQLPERVRHFRAERYGAPDPGGARPSLVWEDTELPLPGGLELLDPAEGADIR, via the coding sequence ATGGGCTGGTTCACACGGCCGACCGCCCCGGCCGCCCGCCTCTCGGTGCTGTACTCCGACGGGCGCGCGGCCGCGGGCGGAGCGGCACTGCTGTCCCCGCACCGGGTGCTGACCTGCGCCCATGTGGTGAACGACGCGCTGGGACGGGACCCTTACGAGACCGGGCCGCCCGAGGCCGCCGAACTGACCGTCGCGCTGCACGGGCCCGAGAACCGCGTGCCCGGCTCCGGGCACCGGGCGGCCAGGGTCTCGGTGTGGGTGCCGCCCCGGCCGGCCGCGTCCGCGACGGTGTGGCGGGGAGACCTCGCGGTCCTCGAACTGGCCGAGCCCGCCCCGCCGGGGCCGCGCCCCGTGGTCTGGCGCGACATGGCCGAGGGGCAGGCGCTGCGGGCCTGGCACGGCGGCGGGGCCGCGATCGCCTTCGCGGACGCCCGGGTCAAACTGCAGGAGGACGCCGTCGGCTATCTGGACGGCGAGCTGTCCGGCGGTGCGATCGGCCCCGGGTTCAGCGGCGGGCCGCTTTGGTCGCTGTCCGACGAGACCGTGGTCGGACTGGTCGTGGCGCACGTGCTCCCGGATCGCGGGCGGCCGCTCGGCGCCCAGGACACGGTGCGCCGCAGCTGGGCGGTGCCGTGGCGGACGGTGCAGGAGGAGCTGCGGCGGGCGGGCGCGGCGGAGGTGCTCGCGGACTGCGCGGTGCACCGTCCGGCGGGCCACGACGATCCCGCGCTCGGCGCACTGGCCGCCGAACTGTGGCGGCTCCTGGGCGATCCCGCGCACCGGGCCCAGCACGCGCGGGCGCTCGCCGCGGCGCTGGGGTACGAACCCCCGGCCGGGGACTCCGCCCCGTCCGTGGAGGAACTGGCGGCGGTGCTGGCGGCCGAGGAACGGGCGCTGGCGACGCTCAGCGAGTCGCTCGCGGCCGCGGCCGCGCCGGGGGCCGGGCGCGACAGCCTGGACCGGTTGCTGACCGCCGGCCGGCTGGCCGGGGCGCGGCTGCTGTCCGTGGACGAACACCGGGTCCTCCTCGCCGAATTGGCGGGGGTCGTGACCGCCGACGCGACGCTGCTGCCACGCGCCGCGCGAGAGGCACTGCGCTACACACCGCTGCCGGCGCCGCTGGCGGCGCCCCGGCTGGCCCCGGACGACATCGGCCCCGTCGTGACCGAGCTGGAGGCCTATCCCGACGGGGGCTCCCTCCCGGACGGCACCGCGCCGGTCCCCGCCCTGCTCAAGCTGGTCGAGTACGCGGCGGCGTGTGCCTCCCCCGCTTCGTCCCGGGCGCTGAGCGAGTGGTCGGACCGGGTCGCCGGGCGCCTCGGCGTCCACCGTGCCGCGCTGTCGCAGCGCCGGGGTGACGCCGCGGCCTGGGCCGCGCACCGGCCTCCGCCCGTCGTCCGACTCGTGGCGGAGCTCAGCGGCGCGCCGGCCGAGGACGAGGGCCGGTTCCGGTGCGAGGTGTGGGAGGTGCGCGGCGACGGTACGGCCGCCCGGCTCGTCCCGGCCGACCGGCCCCGGAGCTCCGCGGAGATCGGCCGGCTGATCCGCGAGGCGGCGGAACGCGCGGCGCACGGCGGCGGAACGCCCGTGGAGCAGATCGACGTCGTCGTCGGCCGGGACGGCCTCGAACTCGACGTGGACGAGTGGGACGCCGGCAGCCCCGTGGAGTTCCTGCCGGGCGTGCCGCTGGGTGTGACGTACCGGGTCGCCCTGCGCTGCCCCGAGGTCAGCGCCCGGGCGCCGGGGCGCGAGGCGGAACTGCGGCGGCGCTGGGAGAGCGGGCACACCGGTCCGCTGGTCGTGGACGAGCGGACCGCCTCCCCCGAGCGGGTGTACGCGCTGCTCGCGAGCTCCCACCGGGACACCGCCCAGGTCGTGGTGCACGGCCCGCGGGGGGACCGCGCGCGACTGGTGCAGCTGTGTCTGGCCGTCGGCGTACCCGTGGTGCTGTGGGACCGGCAGGCGGAGGGGCACGAGCACGCGCACCGGCTCGACGCGGTCGCGCCGACCGGTCCGCTGCACCAGCTCCCCGAACGCGTACGGCACTTCCGGGCGGAGCGCTACGGCGCCCCCGACCCCGGCGGCGCACGGCCGTCGCTGGTGTGGGAGGACACCGAACTCCCGCTGCCCGGCGGGCTCGAACTGCTGGACCCCGCGGAAGGAGCGGACATCCGATGA
- a CDS encoding CU044_2847 family protein, which translates to MELSGAGEALAVPPGPADPGDLPEGFGTVVPVARGGGEGRAAARATEALRTALSPMGPLLDEIHSAVAGAGNPPSEITVAFDMEIGQDLKLGIVGANGKATMTVSATWQPGARQN; encoded by the coding sequence ATGGAACTTTCCGGGGCCGGTGAGGCACTGGCCGTGCCACCGGGGCCCGCGGACCCCGGTGATCTCCCGGAGGGATTCGGGACCGTGGTGCCCGTGGCACGCGGCGGCGGGGAGGGACGGGCCGCCGCACGTGCGACCGAGGCGCTGCGCACGGCGCTCAGCCCCATGGGGCCGCTGCTGGACGAGATCCACTCCGCGGTGGCGGGCGCCGGCAACCCGCCGTCCGAGATCACGGTCGCGTTCGATATGGAAATCGGCCAGGACCTCAAGCTGGGCATCGTCGGGGCGAACGGCAAGGCCACCATGACCGTCTCGGCCACCTGGCAGCCCGGGGCGCGGCAGAACTGA
- a CDS encoding ADP-ribosylglycohydrolase family protein: MTPPGTPQGPTTADRILGGWLGRIAGNMLGKPVERGDYWTRDRIDRYLRLTGALPLTDYLPEPPPGAAADFELRPEWRECVRGRIHGSCRDDDVDYAILGLHLLETHGFAFTTEQVGELWLLRMPFLQTFTAERAAYRNLTAGLKPPLTATYDNPYQEWIGALIRADVFGWTSPGDPVRAASLARRDAVLSHTGNGVYGAMWAAALVAAAFTAADAREAIEAALARIPASSRFARTVRRATALYEAGVSWSSALDELDRETGHLGWIHAVPNAGVITAGLLYGEGDFTSTIALTVRGGLDTDSNGATAGSVAGVLCGAAGIPPQWTGPLEDRVRSAVFGFDGTRIGELADRTARLASA, translated from the coding sequence ATGACGCCTCCCGGCACGCCCCAGGGCCCGACGACCGCCGACCGGATCCTCGGCGGCTGGCTGGGCCGGATCGCGGGCAACATGCTCGGCAAGCCCGTCGAGCGCGGCGACTACTGGACGCGCGACCGGATCGACCGCTACCTGCGGCTCACCGGCGCGCTGCCGCTCACGGACTACCTCCCCGAGCCGCCGCCCGGTGCGGCAGCGGACTTCGAGCTGCGTCCCGAGTGGCGGGAGTGCGTGCGAGGCCGGATCCACGGCAGCTGCCGCGACGACGACGTGGACTACGCGATCCTCGGCCTGCATCTGCTGGAGACCCACGGCTTCGCGTTCACCACCGAGCAGGTGGGCGAGCTGTGGCTGCTGCGGATGCCGTTCCTGCAGACCTTCACCGCCGAGCGGGCGGCGTACCGCAATCTCACCGCCGGGCTGAAGCCGCCGCTGACGGCCACGTACGACAACCCGTACCAGGAGTGGATCGGCGCGCTGATCCGCGCCGACGTCTTCGGCTGGACGAGTCCGGGCGACCCGGTGCGCGCCGCGTCGCTCGCCCGCCGGGACGCGGTGCTGTCGCACACGGGGAACGGGGTGTACGGGGCGATGTGGGCGGCCGCGCTGGTCGCCGCGGCGTTCACGGCCGCCGACGCGCGGGAGGCGATCGAGGCGGCCCTCGCCAGGATCCCCGCGAGCAGCAGGTTCGCCCGTACCGTCCGCCGGGCGACGGCGCTGTACGAGGCGGGCGTGTCCTGGTCCTCCGCGCTGGACGAACTCGACAGGGAGACGGGACACCTCGGCTGGATCCACGCCGTCCCGAACGCGGGTGTCATCACGGCCGGACTGCTGTACGGCGAGGGCGACTTCACCTCCACCATCGCGCTGACCGTGCGCGGCGGGCTGGACACCGACTCCAACGGCGCGACGGCGGGCTCGGTGGCCGGGGTGCTGTGCGGCGCGGCCGGCATCCCGCCGCAGTGGACCGGGCCGCTGGAGGACCGCGTGCGCAGCGCCGTGTTCGGTTTCGACGGCACACGAATCGGTGAACTCGCCGACCGGACCGCTCGTTTGGCCTCAGCCTGA
- a CDS encoding VOC family protein: protein MLRGLTTVSFWAGDLDAAAKWYTELLGVAPYFERPGYIEFRLGDYEHELGIIDSRFAPQDHAPGAGGAVVHWHVDDLEGTLDRLLSLGAEEHQAPTEHGEGFVTASVVDPFGNVLGIMYNRHYLDVLRTGLPGS, encoded by the coding sequence ATGCTGCGAGGACTCACCACCGTCAGCTTCTGGGCGGGCGACCTGGACGCGGCCGCGAAGTGGTACACGGAGCTGCTGGGCGTCGCCCCGTACTTCGAGCGGCCCGGCTACATCGAGTTCCGTCTCGGGGACTACGAGCACGAGCTCGGGATCATCGACAGCCGCTTCGCCCCGCAGGACCACGCGCCCGGTGCGGGCGGCGCGGTCGTCCACTGGCACGTCGACGATCTCGAGGGGACGCTGGACAGGCTGCTGTCGCTGGGCGCCGAGGAGCACCAGGCACCCACGGAGCACGGTGAGGGCTTCGTCACCGCGTCGGTCGTGGACCCGTTCGGGAACGTCCTCGGCATCATGTACAACCGGCACTACCTCGACGTCCTGCGGACGGGCCTCCCCGGTTCCTGA
- a CDS encoding glycerate kinase, with the protein MVADGAVTAPRVLVAADKFKGSLTAVQVAERVTAGLRRVVPGLAVETLPVADGGDGTVAAAVAAGFERRQVDVTGPLGQPVTAAYALRGTTAVVEMAEASGLQHLPDGVFAPLTATTYGSGELLRAALDAGARTIVFGVGGSATTDGGAGMLAALGARFLDADGEPVGPGGGALIDVASADLSGLDARFEDVELILASDVDNPLTGPKGAPAVFGPQKGASPEDVAALDAALAHYASVLGPEQAGRPGAGAAGGIGYGALVALGAGFRPGIEVMLDILGFSDALSRATLVVTGEGSLDEQTLHGKAPAGVAAAARAKGIDVVAVCGRLALTPDALAGAGIRRAYALLELEPDPAACMAQAGPLLERVAESVAKDFLS; encoded by the coding sequence ATGGTGGCGGACGGAGCAGTTACTGCCCCACGTGTGCTCGTGGCGGCGGACAAGTTCAAGGGCTCGCTCACGGCCGTGCAGGTCGCCGAGCGGGTGACCGCGGGGCTGCGGCGGGTCGTCCCGGGGCTCGCGGTGGAGACCCTGCCGGTCGCGGACGGCGGCGACGGTACCGTCGCCGCGGCCGTGGCGGCCGGGTTCGAGCGGCGTCAGGTCGACGTGACCGGCCCGCTCGGCCAGCCCGTGACGGCGGCGTACGCCCTGCGCGGCACGACCGCGGTGGTGGAGATGGCCGAGGCGTCCGGTCTCCAGCACCTGCCCGACGGCGTCTTCGCGCCGCTCACGGCGACCACGTACGGCTCCGGGGAGCTGCTGCGCGCCGCCCTCGACGCGGGTGCGCGGACGATCGTCTTCGGCGTCGGCGGCAGCGCCACCACGGACGGCGGCGCGGGGATGCTGGCGGCGCTCGGCGCGCGTTTCCTGGACGCGGACGGCGAGCCCGTCGGTCCCGGCGGCGGCGCCCTGATCGACGTGGCGAGCGCTGACCTGTCCGGGCTGGACGCCCGCTTCGAGGACGTGGAGCTGATTCTCGCCAGCGACGTCGACAACCCGCTGACCGGTCCGAAGGGCGCGCCTGCCGTCTTCGGCCCGCAGAAGGGCGCCTCTCCGGAGGACGTGGCCGCCCTGGACGCGGCCCTCGCCCACTACGCGTCGGTCCTCGGGCCCGAGCAGGCCGGGCGTCCCGGCGCCGGCGCGGCGGGCGGCATCGGCTACGGCGCGCTGGTCGCCCTCGGCGCGGGCTTCCGGCCGGGCATCGAGGTGATGCTCGACATCCTCGGCTTCTCCGACGCGCTGTCCCGGGCGACCCTCGTCGTCACCGGCGAGGGCTCCCTCGACGAGCAGACCCTGCACGGCAAGGCCCCGGCCGGTGTCGCCGCGGCCGCCCGTGCGAAGGGCATCGACGTCGTCGCGGTCTGCGGCCGGCTCGCGCTCACCCCGGACGCGCTCGCCGGCGCGGGCATCCGCCGCGCCTACGCGCTCCTGGAGCTGGAGCCCGACCCGGCGGCCTGCATGGCCCAGGCGGGCCCGCTGCTGGAACGGGTCGCGGAGTCGGTCGCGAAGGACTTCCTCTCCTGA
- a CDS encoding SAM-dependent methyltransferase — translation MQSESWSPDAIDTKVPSVARMYDFFLGGDDNYQSDRDACEQLLKQVPSTKVLAVNNRRFLQRVVRTLAEDYGIRQFIDHGSGLPTQNNVHQVAQAVDPESRVVYVDSDPIVLAHGRALLEENDRTAVIQADMRDTDGIFGHEETTRLIDFDKPVAALFVSVMHCIPDSDDPAGLVRRVAERLVPGSFLVVCQLVSDRPEIRTFVTDFMAEATGGQWGRVREEHEVTEYFNGLQILEPGLVEVSTWRPDTDLAPVQQTDEWIEWGGVGRLV, via the coding sequence ATGCAGAGCGAGTCGTGGAGCCCGGACGCCATCGACACCAAGGTGCCCAGCGTGGCGCGTATGTACGACTTCTTCCTGGGGGGCGACGACAACTACCAGTCCGACCGCGACGCCTGTGAGCAGCTGCTGAAGCAGGTGCCCAGCACGAAGGTGCTCGCCGTCAACAACCGCCGTTTCCTGCAGCGTGTCGTCCGTACCCTGGCCGAGGACTACGGCATCCGGCAGTTCATCGACCACGGTTCCGGCCTGCCGACCCAGAACAACGTCCACCAGGTGGCGCAGGCCGTCGACCCGGAGTCACGGGTGGTGTACGTGGACAGCGACCCCATCGTGCTGGCGCACGGCCGGGCGTTGCTGGAGGAGAACGACCGCACCGCGGTCATACAGGCGGACATGAGGGACACCGACGGCATCTTCGGCCACGAGGAGACCACCCGCCTCATCGACTTCGACAAGCCGGTCGCCGCCCTGTTCGTCTCGGTGATGCACTGCATCCCGGACTCGGACGACCCGGCCGGTCTCGTTCGCCGGGTCGCCGAACGCCTGGTGCCCGGCAGCTTCCTGGTGGTCTGTCAGCTCGTCAGCGACCGCCCCGAGATCCGCACGTTCGTGACGGACTTCATGGCCGAGGCCACCGGCGGGCAGTGGGGCCGGGTCCGTGAGGAGCACGAGGTGACGGAGTACTTCAACGGGCTCCAGATCCTGGAACCGGGACTGGTGGAGGTCTCCACCTGGCGGCCGGACACCGATCTGGCGCCGGTGCAGCAGACCGACGAGTGGATCGAGTGGGGCGGCGTGGGCCGGCTGGTCTGA
- a CDS encoding helix-turn-helix domain-containing protein → MAAVEPSPSLFAGPLGAVESNPTALKVILGGKLRELRTAAGLDPSAVDVRLGFSRSKTSRIELGRHGCKPADAVALLELYGVDGEESVAEFLRLVEQSRRGDWWRNFSDVLTDFFAPLVALEGAAATIRTYEPFYVPGLLQTSAYARAVIESGPARLYAHDVHRRVELRQERQRQLDQPDAPRLWAVIDESVLMRTVGGPKVMRGQLEHLVTMMQEPRITLQIAPLDVTASVGVGTGVTYLRFALSDLKDAVYIEHLTDSTFSQKPHVVEQYRDMLDRLGACALTPKNSLALIEERLSRL, encoded by the coding sequence ATGGCTGCAGTAGAACCGAGCCCGTCGTTGTTCGCCGGGCCACTGGGAGCGGTCGAGAGCAACCCGACCGCCCTGAAGGTGATCCTGGGTGGCAAGTTGCGCGAACTGCGCACGGCCGCCGGGCTCGACCCCTCCGCCGTCGACGTCCGCCTCGGCTTCTCCCGTTCCAAGACCAGCCGTATCGAGCTGGGCCGGCACGGCTGCAAGCCGGCCGACGCCGTCGCCCTGCTGGAGCTCTACGGGGTGGACGGGGAGGAGAGCGTCGCCGAGTTCCTGCGGCTCGTCGAGCAGTCGCGGCGCGGTGACTGGTGGCGCAACTTCAGCGACGTGCTGACGGACTTCTTCGCCCCGCTGGTCGCCCTGGAGGGCGCGGCGGCGACGATCCGTACGTACGAACCCTTCTACGTACCGGGCCTGTTGCAGACCTCGGCGTACGCCCGTGCGGTCATCGAGTCCGGACCGGCGCGGCTGTACGCCCACGACGTGCACCGCCGGGTCGAGCTGCGGCAGGAACGGCAGCGCCAGCTCGACCAGCCCGACGCGCCCCGGCTGTGGGCGGTGATCGACGAGTCCGTGCTGATGCGCACCGTCGGCGGGCCGAAGGTGATGCGCGGTCAGCTGGAGCACCTGGTCACGATGATGCAGGAGCCCCGGATCACGTTGCAGATCGCCCCTCTGGACGTGACGGCCTCGGTCGGCGTCGGCACCGGGGTGACCTATCTGCGCTTCGCGCTGAGCGATCTGAAGGACGCCGTCTACATCGAGCACCTGACCGACAGCACCTTCAGCCAGAAGCCCCACGTCGTGGAGCAGTACCGGGACATGCTGGACCGGCTCGGCGCCTGCGCGCTCACCCCCAAGAACTCCCTGGCCCTCATCGAGGAGCGGCTGTCCCGTCTCTAG
- a CDS encoding DUF397 domain-containing protein produces the protein MEFTNGMPAGELNRVTWIKSSHSNATGNCVELAALPDGQVAVRNSRDPQGPALVYTRDEVEAFVAGARGGEFDDVIG, from the coding sequence ATGGAGTTCACCAATGGCATGCCGGCGGGGGAGCTGAACCGGGTGACGTGGATCAAGAGCAGCCACAGCAATGCCACCGGCAACTGCGTGGAGCTGGCAGCACTCCCCGACGGGCAGGTGGCCGTGCGCAACTCCCGTGATCCGCAAGGGCCCGCGCTCGTCTACACGCGGGACGAGGTGGAGGCTTTCGTGGCCGGGGCCCGCGGCGGTGAATTCGATGACGTGATTGGCTGA
- a CDS encoding ATP-binding protein gives MSTISTTTAGHGSRRATEQYGPKPLPESPRATPQDPVLEGLPPLGGFAACGLDGSPRNPCQARRFVAHTLHCWELPSLVPDMALVVSELVTNAVRHALVAEPQGAAPEYPLWLGLVRHPEHVVCSVADPSSEPPRQRDAAAADLDGRGLELIGALSESWSWSLTEPRGKTVWASLALPGRD, from the coding sequence ATGTCAACCATCTCCACCACGACGGCCGGGCACGGAAGTCGGCGCGCAACAGAGCAATACGGCCCGAAACCGCTGCCCGAGAGCCCTCGTGCCACACCCCAGGACCCCGTCCTGGAGGGACTTCCGCCACTCGGTGGGTTCGCCGCCTGCGGGCTGGACGGCAGCCCCCGGAATCCGTGCCAGGCGCGCCGCTTCGTCGCCCACACCCTGCACTGCTGGGAACTTCCGTCCCTCGTCCCGGACATGGCGCTGGTCGTCAGCGAGCTGGTGACCAACGCCGTCCGGCACGCGCTCGTCGCCGAACCGCAGGGGGCGGCGCCCGAGTACCCCCTGTGGCTGGGCCTCGTCCGCCACCCTGAGCACGTCGTCTGCTCCGTCGCCGATCCGAGCTCCGAACCGCCCAGGCAGCGCGACGCCGCGGCCGCGGACCTCGACGGCCGCGGCCTCGAACTGATCGGCGCGCTGAGCGAGAGCTGGTCCTGGTCGCTCACCGAGCCCAGGGGCAAGACCGTGTGGGCGAGCCTGGCCCTGCCCGGCCGGGACTGA
- the pssA gene encoding CDP-diacylglycerol--serine O-phosphatidyltransferase has product MTVIDPDTQAGWVDGTEPGSGTADDAEEMPLSLRLSIADTLTLGNATCGFMAVYFTTTGILIPHLVGSGESGMARHSAATAVILMLCAAVFDLFDGLVARKLRSSPMGAELDNLSDLISFGLAPAYFVLVYGMVADDAHQKVSAVAAIVVLLAVVLRLARFSCVTMKDGMFQGMPSPFGALTVVSIVLLELPFIPTLLAIIGAAWLMVSRVEYPKPRGKLAIAMLSWIVGAMGLLAAWAFDAPGGQLLLQTGCALQIVLAATIPLFATARRVNTFRDNRREARASAQLP; this is encoded by the coding sequence TTGACCGTGATTGATCCCGACACACAGGCGGGCTGGGTCGACGGGACCGAGCCCGGCTCCGGGACGGCCGACGACGCGGAGGAGATGCCCCTCTCGCTCCGGCTGTCGATAGCGGACACCCTCACTCTCGGTAACGCCACGTGCGGTTTCATGGCGGTGTACTTCACCACCACCGGAATCCTGATCCCGCACCTCGTCGGCAGCGGCGAGAGCGGCATGGCGCGGCACTCCGCGGCGACCGCGGTGATCCTCATGCTGTGCGCCGCCGTCTTCGACCTGTTCGACGGTCTCGTGGCGCGCAAGCTGCGCAGCAGCCCGATGGGTGCCGAGCTGGACAACCTCTCGGACCTGATCAGCTTCGGACTGGCTCCGGCGTACTTCGTCCTCGTCTACGGCATGGTCGCCGACGACGCCCACCAGAAGGTGTCGGCGGTGGCCGCGATCGTGGTGCTGCTGGCCGTCGTGCTGCGTCTGGCCAGATTCTCGTGCGTGACGATGAAGGACGGCATGTTCCAGGGCATGCCGAGCCCCTTCGGCGCGCTGACGGTCGTGTCGATCGTCCTGCTGGAGCTGCCGTTCATCCCGACGCTGCTCGCGATCATCGGCGCGGCCTGGCTGATGGTGAGCCGGGTCGAGTACCCGAAGCCGCGGGGCAAGCTGGCGATCGCGATGCTCAGCTGGATCGTGGGGGCGATGGGCCTGCTCGCGGCGTGGGCGTTCGACGCGCCGGGCGGTCAGCTGCTGCTGCAGACCGGCTGCGCACTGCAGATCGTGCTGGCGGCGACGATCCCGCTGTTCGCGACGGCACGGCGGGTGAACACCTTCCGTGACAACCGGCGCGAGGCGCGGGCTTCGGCACAGCTTCCGTAG
- a CDS encoding phosphatidylserine decarboxylase, which translates to MPHSQTSAPRGRVRLARGASPWLLPTVATAALSLARARRSRRAAAIAVPTTALAAGMLWFFRDPEREIAQGRVISPADGVVQSIMPWKDGRTRVAIFMSPLNVHVNRAPLAGTVTSVEHVPGGFVPAFNKESENNERVVWHFDTELGDIEMIQIAGAVARRIVPYIPQGTKVEQGERIGLIRFGSRVDIYLPEGVEVGVEVGQVTTAGVTRIDRD; encoded by the coding sequence ATGCCCCACAGCCAAACCTCTGCACCTCGCGGCCGCGTCCGCCTCGCGCGCGGAGCATCGCCGTGGCTCCTCCCGACCGTCGCGACCGCGGCGCTGAGCCTGGCGCGTGCGCGCCGGTCGAGGCGCGCCGCGGCCATCGCCGTGCCCACGACCGCGCTCGCGGCGGGCATGCTGTGGTTCTTCCGCGACCCCGAGCGCGAGATCGCCCAGGGCCGGGTCATCTCCCCGGCCGACGGTGTGGTGCAGAGCATCATGCCGTGGAAGGACGGGCGCACCCGTGTCGCCATCTTCATGAGCCCGCTGAACGTCCACGTCAACCGCGCTCCGCTCGCCGGCACGGTGACCTCCGTCGAGCACGTGCCCGGCGGATTCGTTCCGGCGTTCAACAAGGAGAGCGAGAACAACGAGCGCGTCGTCTGGCACTTCGACACCGAGCTCGGTGACATCGAGATGATCCAGATCGCCGGCGCCGTCGCGCGCCGCATCGTGCCGTACATCCCGCAGGGCACCAAGGTCGAGCAGGGCGAGCGCATCGGCCTCATCCGCTTCGGCTCTCGCGTCGACATCTACCTCCCCGAGGGTGTCGAGGTCGGTGTCGAAGTCGGTCAGGTCACGACCGCGGGGGTGACTCGCATTGACCGTGATTGA
- a CDS encoding acyl-CoA dehydrogenase family protein, which yields MARLAQTAGLTDVQQEILSTVRDFVDKEIIPVATELEHRDEYPQQIVDGLKELGLFGLMIPEEYGGLGESLLTYALCVEEIARGWMSVSGIINTHFIVAYMLKQHGTQEQKEYFLPRMAAGEVRGAFSMSEPGLGSDVSAITSKAVKDGDEYVLNGQKMWLTNGGTSTLVAVLVRSDEGHPEGTAPHKSMTTFLVEKEPGFGEVRPGLTIPGKIDKMGYKGVDTTELIMDGLRIPANRVLGGRTGRGFYQMMDGVEVGRVNVAARGCGVAQRAFELGVGYAQQRHTFGKPIAQHQAIQFKLAEMATKVEAAHAMMVNAARKKDSGERNDLEAGMAKYLASEYCKEVVEDAFRIHGGYGFSKEYEIERLYREAPMLLIGEGTAEIQKMIIGRRLLEEYRFQG from the coding sequence ATGGCCCGACTCGCCCAGACCGCCGGTCTGACCGACGTCCAGCAGGAGATCCTGTCGACGGTCCGCGACTTCGTCGACAAGGAGATCATCCCGGTCGCCACCGAGCTGGAGCACCGCGACGAGTACCCGCAGCAGATCGTCGACGGGCTCAAGGAGCTCGGGCTCTTCGGCCTGATGATCCCCGAGGAGTACGGGGGCCTGGGCGAGTCCCTGCTCACGTACGCGCTGTGCGTGGAGGAGATCGCCCGGGGCTGGATGTCCGTCTCGGGCATCATCAACACGCACTTCATCGTGGCGTACATGCTGAAGCAGCACGGCACGCAGGAGCAGAAGGAGTACTTCCTCCCCCGGATGGCGGCCGGCGAGGTCCGCGGCGCGTTCTCGATGTCCGAGCCGGGGCTCGGCTCGGACGTGTCGGCCATCACGTCCAAGGCGGTGAAGGACGGCGACGAGTACGTCCTGAACGGCCAGAAGATGTGGCTGACCAACGGCGGCACGTCGACGCTGGTGGCCGTTCTGGTCCGGAGTGACGAAGGCCACCCGGAGGGCACGGCCCCGCACAAGTCGATGACGACCTTCCTCGTCGAGAAGGAGCCCGGCTTCGGAGAGGTGCGGCCCGGCCTCACCATCCCCGGGAAGATCGACAAGATGGGCTACAAGGGCGTCGACACGACCGAGCTCATCATGGACGGACTGCGCATTCCGGCCAATCGCGTCCTCGGCGGCAGGACCGGCCGAGGGTTTTACCAAATGATGGACGGAGTCGAGGTCGGCCGCGTCAATGTGGCGGCCCGTGGCTGCGGCGTGGCCCAGCGCGCCTTCGAGCTGGGTGTCGGGTACGCCCAGCAACGTCACACCTTCGGCAAGCCGATCGCCCAGCACCAGGCCATCCAGTTCAAGCTCGCGGAGATGGCTACCAAGGTCGAGGCCGCCCATGCGATGATGGTCAACGCAGCCCGCAAAAAGGACTCCGGGGAGCGAAACGACCTGGAGGCCGGGATGGCGAAGTACCTCGCCTCCGAGTACTGCAAGGAAGTCGTCGAGGACGCCTTCCGGATCCACGGCGGTTACGGCTTCTCCAAGGAGTACGAGATCGAGCGCCTCTACCGGGAGGCCCCGATGCTGCTGATCGGCGAAGGTACCGCCGAGATCCAGAAAATGATCATCGGGCGCAGGCTCCTCGAGGAATACCGGTTTCAGGGCTGA